Proteins from a single region of Papaver somniferum cultivar HN1 unplaced genomic scaffold, ASM357369v1 unplaced-scaffold_79, whole genome shotgun sequence:
- the LOC113344530 gene encoding uncharacterized protein At2g39795, mitochondrial-like: protein MATLSRMMNKAASSVIPLATRTSCRNYTSTIFTTPLKTSTAIKTVTSNSNLFRTTSIPTHRQFSALAKKKPDSDDTLLRVIDSEIVDAEEEAGDFEVGEAPSVFPFKIVDNDGAETITLTRNYQGEEIKITVFKPDLSGDYEEGEEEDQDDQEANQGGEEEEEEGGSHPVDMVVTVTKKTGPTLEFDVMVEADEITINNLAVKNPNVSDEDVAYEGPEFSSLDAELQEAFHTYLEVRGIKPSIANFLHDYMVKKEHKEYTAWLKNLKNFIAN, encoded by the exons ATGGCGACTTTGAGTAGAATGATGAATAAAGCCGCATCTTCAGTAATCCCGCTAGCAACCAGAACTTCTTGTAGAAACTACACCTCTACCATCTTCACTACCCCATTGAAGACCAGCACCGCCATTAAAACTGTCACCAGCAATAGTAATCTATTTAGAACAACTTCAATTCCAACTCATCGTCAGTTCTCTGCTCTAGCTAAGAAGAAACCAGATTCCGATGACACTCTTCTCAGAGTTATTGATTCTGAAATCGTTGATGCTGAGGAGGAAGCTGGAGATTTtgag GTTGGTGAGGCACCAAGTGTGTTTCCATTCAAGATTGTGGATAATGATGGAGCTGAAACTATTACACTGACTAGGAACTATCAAGGTGAGGAGATCAAAATCACTGTGTTCAAACCTGATCTCTCTGGTGATTATGAAGAGGGTGAGGAGGAAGACCAAGACGACCAAGAAGCAAATCAAGGTggtgaggaggaggaagaagaaggtggttctCATCCTGTTGATATGGTTGTAACTGTTACGAAAAAAACCGGTCCAACTTTGGAATTCGATGTTATGGTTGAGGCAGATGAAATTACAATCAACAATTTGGCCGTCAAGAATCCAAATGTTTCGGATGAGGATGTTGCTTACGAAGGACCTGAGTTCTC GAGTTTGGATGCGGAACTGCAGGAAGCTTTCCACACATATTTGGAAGTCAGAGGGATTAAACCAAGCATTGCCAATTTCTTACATGACTACATGGTTAAGAAAGAGCATAAGGAATACACTGCGTggttgaagaacttgaagaattTCATTGCCAACTAG